The DNA segment GGCGCGGCTAGAGGCGGGGCGATCGGTGCTGGTGCAGGCAGGCGCGGGGGGCGTGGGCCATGTGGCGATCCAATTAGCTCACCTCCAGGGAGCCAAGGTTTGCACCACCGTCAGCACCCCGGACAAGGCAGACTTCGTCCGCCAGCTCGGAGCAGAGTTGCCGATTCTCTATCCCCAAACCGATGTGGTGCAAGCGGTGCTGGACTGGACGGCGGGCGAAGGGGTAGACACCAGCTTTGACACCCTAGGCGGCAGGAGCCTATCCCAATGCTTTGCCGCCACGGCTGTTTATGGCGATGTGGTTACCCTGCTGCCCCCCGCCGCCGATGCTGATTGGAAAACTGCCCGCGATCGCAACCTGCGAGTCAGCTACGAGTTGATGCTCACGCCCATGCTGAAAAACCTCACAGTTGCCCTCCAAGATCAGGCGATGATTCTGCGGACATGTGCGCGGTTAATCGATCAGGGATCGCTGAAGATTCACCTCAGCCAAACCTTTCCCCTCGCCGAAG comes from the Candidatus Obscuribacterales bacterium genome and includes:
- a CDS encoding zinc-dependent alcohol dehydrogenase family protein; this translates as MKAVLMTAAGGPEVLSLSDVPMPTLSQPTDVLVRLRAAGINPIDTKLRQRGTFYPDQMPAILGCDGAGVVEAVGAEVRSLSVGDEVYFCAGGLGSAPGTYADYTVVDERYLAPKPKTLSFAEAAAAPLVLITAWEALYDRARLEAGRSVLVQAGAGGVGHVAIQLAHLQGAKVCTTVSTPDKADFVRQLGAELPILYPQTDVVQAVLDWTAGEGVDTSFDTLGGRSLSQCFAATAVYGDVVTLLPPAADADWKTARDRNLRVSYELMLTPMLKNLTVALQDQAMILRTCARLIDQGSLKIHLSQTFPLAEASQAHALIEQGSTQGKLALTI